The Pirellulales bacterium sequence CGCGTAAACGCCATACCGGCTCCGAGGGTCGAATACGGGACCGTTGCGCCGACGATGGGATTAAAGACAAACGCCATGTTCGAGAATTGGGTCTTGCCACGAGCATGGGCGAATGCATTCTTATCGCCGTCGAGCGTGTCCATTTTGCCGGCGTAGATTTCGAGCGAGTCATTAATGACCCGCGTCAGCATTACGTTCGTCAGGTAAAGTTGATCGCTGCCGAAGACCGGCAGATCAGAAAGCAGCGTCGGCGAGATGAAGCAACCGACGTTATTGACGACCTCTTGCCCATAGCGATGCTCGGCGCGAATCTTCAGATACGTATTGTCGGCGATGCCCAGCTTCTCGCCGTCGAAGTTCAGGACGTAATCGCCGTGGCCGCTGCCGAGCAGTTGCTGCGAAGATCCGCCGGTGGTATTGCCAAAAAAGAAACTGGTATTGTCGGCGTTGAAAGTAAAGCCATTGTCGGCCCAGGTTTTGCGCGCACCGAACCAGTCGCCGGTCAGTTGCGGCGAGGAATCGCGCCAGGTGACGTCGCTGTTCGGCGGGACCTCTTGCGCACACGCGCGGTCTTGCCCCGGCAGCATTACTGCCGCGTACAACAGCCAGAACCATAGCGCGACGCGCGGCTTCCTTCTACCCTGCGTTCGTGGTTGGAAACGTTGTGGCACCGGTCGCGTCGCTGAGAAATGGGCTAAGAAATAGAACCGCCAGGGCGCCGCGCTCGATTGCTATGCAATTGCCCCTGGTCCGTTCATCGGCAGTTACGTTTTTCGCCGTTGGCGAACTTTGCCGAGTGCCATATCTACGCGCGACGCCTACGGCTGGGTAAACTTTGCCGGCCGTCCACGCCTGCGGCAGCGTATTCGAGGCGATTCTGGTTCGTACGCAGGTTCGGCATGAAGTGGGATGTGGTGGTCGTGGGGGCGGGCGCGGCGGGACTGGTCGCGGCCGAGCGTGCCGCCTCGCGTGGGCTGCGCACGCTGCTCTTGGAGAAGAACCGCAAGCCCGGTGTGAAGATCCTCATCTCGGGCGGGACTCGCTGTAACCTGACTCACGCGACTGACGCGCGCGGCATCGTCACCGCCTACGGATCGCCAGGCCGTTTCCTGCATTCGGCACTCGCTAAGCTCGGCCCGCAAGATCTGGTCGCGCTGGTCGAAGCCGAGGGGGTCGCCACGAAGATCGAGCCCGATACCGGCAAGATTTTTCCCGCAAGCGATCGCGCCCTCGATGTCGCCAACGCGTTTGTCGCGAGGCTACGACGCACGGATGCCGAACTAGCATTGGGAGAAGCGCTGCTCGACGTCGAGCGCACCGAATACGGCTTTCGGCTGGATACTTCACAGCGAACGCTCGAAACAAAAACACTCGTCATCACCACAGGTGGGCAATCGTATCCCGGTTGCGGCACCACCGGTGACGGCTACCGATTTGCCACGAAGCTAGGGCACGGCCTGATCCCGCCCCGGCCGGCACTGGTGCCGGTAACGATTTCGACCTCCTGGGTGCAGGATCTGGCCGGCGTCACGATTCCTGACACCGTCTTGCGCGTGATCGAGCCGGCGAGCGACGGGACGAAGCCACGAGTTCTCGGCACGCGGCGAGGCTCGTTGTTGTTCGCCCACTTCGGCCTGACGGGACCCGTGGCCCTCGACATTAGTCGCGTGATTAGCGGGCACGAACGACCGCAGTCGCTGCGCATCGAGTGCGATTTCTTGCCAAACATTACGCCGGCCGCGCTCGACGAGCAAATTAAGTCCGCCGCGACAGACGCGGGCAAGAAGCAGATCATCTCGTTCGTGCCGGATACGGTGCCGCGCCGCCTGGCCGAAGCCGTGTTGAAAGACGCCGGCCTCGCCGCTGATAAAAAAGGAGGCGAGCTCGGCAAAGCGGACCGGGCGCTATTGGTCCGCGCGCTGAAGCAAGCCACGATCGTGGTGAACGGCACGCGCGGCTTCTTAAAGGCCGAAGTCACGGCCGGCGGCATCCCGCTCGCGGAAGTTGACTCGCGCGACATGCAAAGCAAAATCGTGCCAGGACTATACCTGGCCGGCGAAGTCCTCGACCTCGACGGCCCCATCGGCGGCTACAATTTTCAGGCCGCCTTCAGCACCGGCTGGCTGGCGGGCTTGAGTGTGTGAACAGACAAAGGGCGACAGCTCAGAATGCCCTTCTTAATTCACTTTACGATTGTCTTAATTGGCGTCTGCATCGACGTTAGTCGCGCACCCAGTAGAACCAACATTCATCTAACTTTTCCAAATGGAGCAGTGCATTTCGTCCGGTGTGATCCGTCGGAATGAGCAATGCCTGAAAACCATGCGGAGAGTATATCAGTTCGGCTATCGCATCCGGAGGAAGTGATTCAAAATAGAAGACGACACATTCGTCGCTTTGACGGACATACGTGACGCCTCTTTTTCTTAAAGAGGGGTCAACGACAAACCCTTGATTATCGGCCCGAAGCTCGGCCGTACCGGCAGCGATCGCCGCTACCGCATTTTCAAAATCGGTTCTACCCCGGCGGTAGCTACTAACCGCCGGGGGAGTTGCGCGACGATTCATCGCGTCGAACAAAGTGAACGCGGATACCAAAACAATTGCAAGGATCAGAAATATGGCTGTGGGCCTTGACCACCGCGTTTGGCCGGTTTCCCCGTCGACCATATATCTGCCTTCAACCTCATGCCAAGAACAGGGGCACAGGGCAGTCAGTTCCTGTGTATCGGGAGAACTGATTCAACAATTGTTCGGCGCGACTCTTCGCGTCGGCAGCTCTAAGCCGAACTCTATGCAATCTGGAGTTTTACGGTTGACCAAGAATTCCTACGGCGTGAAATCGTTCGTCGACTTGATACCGCTTCGGTCTTTCTGTAAACGCGCCGGTTGAGTATTGGGCGGATTACTTGGTTTCGAAGGCAACTTAACGCCGCCGGTTTACGAAAGCAACGAAACAAAGTAGCATCTCCCCTTTTTATTGCTTTTCGATGGCACAACGTGCCTCGCCACTCTTGAGACGCGTAACCGGCAATTATTAGGTGACACGTATGAATCTTTCGAAGTCAGGACAGGACTCGGCACCGCAGTCCGCCAACGTGTCGTAGTTCCAGGCCAAAAACCGAACGCCGAGCAAACCGCCGAGAGTCGTCAGGGCCTCCTCAAGGAAGACATCGTCGCTTTGCAGTGCATCGGCAATCAGTTTCGGCATGACCGGAGGATTGCTCAATGCAGAAACAGCTTCCGCAATCCTATCTACTGGAACCTCTTGGTCGTTGATCTCCGACTCAAAATAATCAGGACAAGAATTGTATTCCGCCACGACGTTACCAAGCGGGTCGATTACCCAGAGCATGAGCACATCCGAATCGTATACGGCTGCGAGCAGGGCCGAAGCAGAGCATCCGCGAGACAAAGCCCTTGCTGTCTCAATGATTGCCTCTATAGCGAATGATTCAAAGGCAGCGTCGAACACGCTTACCCAATTCTGACTGTTTGGCGACACGAAGCAATCATGGCCAGGAAACAAGGAACTTATCGCGTCAGTGACGACATGCTGAGTCGTGCCTTTTAACGATAAATTGACAACATTTGAGCCCATTGCTATCCCGTCTCCTATTCACGTAATTGGGACCGGCTGCAAGCGAAAGTGTTCACCGTCGGGCTCAATGACGCCATAGTCGAGCAAATACGCCGAAATGTCTCCGGCGTAGTCGTTGGCGAGTACGTCCATCGGATGGTCGGCCTCATTGCGCTGAAGCGGATATCCAAGAAGCCGCGCGTAATGGACGATGTTCATTCCCCAGGTGCTTGTTGAAATCCGAGTGACGTCTTCGGGCATCTCGAAGTGCGCAATAAAGCGACCCGATATCTTTTGGATGTCGGATAACCAATAAACATATCGTTCAAGCGCTGGTTGCCACCAGAACGCGCCTTGTTCATCGGGCCTGCCGGGGCGGATCGGATCGGTGCCCTGCCCCCACCCGACGCCCAAGACACCGACGGTGAACCACAATTCTTTCATGCCTTGAAGAAGCAAATTGCGGGTCAGTTCCTCCCGCTCGTCGTAGTCCATTGAATCTCGTTTAGAGGCCGTGACGAAATCTTTTAGCCTTGAGACGCAGTAAATTCTCCACTCGATTGATTTTGGCCTCAGAAACTCTTTGTCTTTTCCCAAAATCATCAAAGGAGCGGGCAATGCCTCTATCGACTCCATCTCCAGCGCAGGGAAGACGTTGTCCCACGTTCTGTCCGCGATAGCACGACTCGCAACACGTCCCCAGGCAGCACGAGTCGATTTCTGATCGCCATAAAACATCTTCGGAAAGAATACTGCAGTCATTACTCTGCCTGAAGAAGAAAGGGGACATGCTACTTTTGTCTCGTTCGCTTCTTTATCCCTTGTCCAATCTGCGGATCCCTCGCCCACCGCCCGGCTCACGGCGTGAAATCGTCCGTCGACTTCACGCTCAGCGCGAAGCCGGCCAGTAGATTGGCTGTGTGGTCGATGTCCGTCAGTGAGATCATTTCCACCGGGCTGTGCATGTAGCGGTTCGGGATGCTGACCAGGCCGGTGGCCATGCCGGCGCGGCTGACTTGCATGGCGTTGGCGTCGGTACCGGTGGCGCGGCCGCTGGCGGCCATCTGGTACGGCACCGCCCCCTTTTCCGCAACTTGTACCAGGCGATCGACCACGCGCGGGTTCATGTTCGGCCCGCGGTAGATCACCGGCCCACCGCCGAGGCGGACATCCCCTTCTTGCTTCTTGTCGACCGTCGGACAATCCGTGGCGTGCGTAACGTCGACCGCGATGCCGATCTGCGGATCGATACTGAAGCTGGCCGTTTGCGCGCCGCGCAGGCCGATCTCTTCTTGCACGGTCGAGGCGCAGTACAGGCCGATATCAAGCTTGCGCAATGTCGCGCGACGAAACGCCTCGACGACCGTCCACAGGCCCGACTTATCGTCCATGGCCGTGGCGAAGGCGCAGTCGTTGCGCATGGGGTGCAAGCCGAGTTGCATGGTGACGGGATCGCCAATGCGGACGACCTTGGCGGCCTCTTCCTTATCCTTCGCGCCGATGTCGATCCACAGGTCCTTCAGCTTCACCACTTGCTTACGCTCTTCGTCGGTCAGCAAATGGATCGCCTTGCGGGCGATGATCGCCGGGATCGGGCCGCTGGCGGTCCAGACCGTCATCGGCTGGCCGATCAGGACCTGCGGGTCCCAGCCGCCGATCGTCTGGGCGTAGATGAAACCTTCGGCGTCGATGTGCTGCACTAGCAGGCCGATCTGGTCGCAATGCCCGGCAAACATCAAACGCACCTTGGCGTCCGGATTCTTCACCGCGATGACATTGCCGTGCAGGTCGGTGGTGATCTTGTCGGCGTACTCTTTCAGGTAGTTGCGGACAATTTCTTGAACTGGCTGTTCGAAGCCCGACGGGCTGGGAGTTTCCAGGATCTTCTTGAAAAACTCGAGCGGGGCAGCGTCCATGGTGAGTCGCTCTTTCTAGTTGCTGGTTTTCCGAGGTAGGCGGGCCGTGACAAATCAAACGACGAAATACGGCCCGGCGTCCGATTATCGCGAATCATGCGTGCCCTGCAAAGTCGAACCGCGCGTTCGTACATTGGCGATCGAGTGATTCCACGGGTCGCAACCGTGGTTTCGCCAGGGGATTGAACGCCGTCCGGCGCAGCCTTAACATGACGCGCTTCAGCCTGTGCGGTCGGCGGGTGTTGAAAACTCCTCGCCGTCCGCCGGTCTTGCCGCACCGCCCACGAAGTTCGCCATCGATTCGTGCGGCCTGGGCGATCGAATTCGCACTCACGTCCACCCGATACACCTTCAATCGATCGAGAAAGAATCATGAGCGAAGTAGTCCATTTCGAACGTCGTGGCGATGTGGCGTTGATCACCATCGATTCGCCGCCGGTCAATTCGCTCAGCACGGCGGTCGTCGAAGGGCTATTCGCACGCGTGGCCGAAGCCAACGCCGACGCCGGCATCCGCGCGATGGTGATTACCGGAGCGCGCGAGAACTTCATTGCCGGCGCCGACATCACCGGCTTGCAGGCGCTGGCCGAAGGCAAAGGGAAGGTCGACTCGCAGAACATCGGCAGCCTGACCGCGAAGCTCGAAGAGCTTGAGGCCAACGCCAAGCCGGTCGTGATGGCGATCGACGGCTTTGCTCTCGGCGGCGGACTGGAAGTAGCCATGGCCGGCCAGTGGCGAGTCGGCACGACGCGTTGCCGCTGTGGACTGCCCGAGCTGACGCTGGGGATCATTCCCGGCGCTGCGGGGACGCAACGGCTGCCGCGAATCGTGGGTGTGCAAAAAGCCACGGAAATGATGCTTACTTCGGCCGAGGTGCGCGGCAAGGAAGTGCTTGAGTTGGGAATCGTGCAAGAGCTGGTCGAGCCAGACAAATTGATCGACGCGGCGATCGCGGCCGCGCGCAAGCTGGCCGACGGCCACGCCCAGCCGGTGCGTGCCTCGAAGCTGAACGACAAGATCGGCACCGTCGACCAGGCAAAGATGATCATGCAAGGGGCGACGATGCTGGGGGGGGACAAACTGCGCAACCTCGTCCATCCGCACCTGTGCATGGACGCCATCCTGACGGGCGTAACCGATGGGTACGCGGCCGGCCTGAAACGCGAGGCCGAGAATTTCGCCAAGTGCCTGGCCAGCCCCCAAGCGGCCGGCATGATTCACATCTTCTTTGCCACTCGCGCCGCGCCGAAGGTGCCGGGCGTCACGGATCAAAAGTTCGAGCCGAAGGCGATTAAGCGCGTCGCCGTGTTGGGGGGCGGCACGATGGGATCCGGCATTGCCA is a genomic window containing:
- a CDS encoding carbohydrate porin, giving the protein MPQRFQPRTQGRRKPRVALWFWLLYAAVMLPGQDRACAQEVPPNSDVTWRDSSPQLTGDWFGARKTWADNGFTFNADNTSFFFGNTTGGSSQQLLGSGHGDYVLNFDGEKLGIADNTYLKIRAEHRYGQEVVNNVGCFISPTLLSDLPVFGSDQLYLTNVMLTRVINDSLEIYAGKMDTLDGDKNAFAHARGKTQFSNMAFVFNPIVGATVPYSTLGAGMAFTRNGEALAMITVLNASDTTNSSGFSQLFNDGMLLSANIRLPTELLGLPGHQFVGGTWNSQHYSNLREAYIAYPNITIPTTRGSWSLFWNFDQSLVVDDNDPSRSWGPFGRAGIADKDTSPVAWFLSFGLGGSSPLRSRPDDDFGVGWYHAATSSFIGPLLASQYGPIGSGEGVECFYNYHLSPAVRLTPDVQVVVPALRDFGTALILGLRAQLVF
- a CDS encoding NAD(P)/FAD-dependent oxidoreductase is translated as MKWDVVVVGAGAAGLVAAERAASRGLRTLLLEKNRKPGVKILISGGTRCNLTHATDARGIVTAYGSPGRFLHSALAKLGPQDLVALVEAEGVATKIEPDTGKIFPASDRALDVANAFVARLRRTDAELALGEALLDVERTEYGFRLDTSQRTLETKTLVITTGGQSYPGCGTTGDGYRFATKLGHGLIPPRPALVPVTISTSWVQDLAGVTIPDTVLRVIEPASDGTKPRVLGTRRGSLLFAHFGLTGPVALDISRVISGHERPQSLRIECDFLPNITPAALDEQIKSAATDAGKKQIISFVPDTVPRRLAEAVLKDAGLAADKKGGELGKADRALLVRALKQATIVVNGTRGFLKAEVTAGGIPLAEVDSRDMQSKIVPGLYLAGEVLDLDGPIGGYNFQAAFSTGWLAGLSV
- a CDS encoding M42 family metallopeptidase: MDAAPLEFFKKILETPSPSGFEQPVQEIVRNYLKEYADKITTDLHGNVIAVKNPDAKVRLMFAGHCDQIGLLVQHIDAEGFIYAQTIGGWDPQVLIGQPMTVWTASGPIPAIIARKAIHLLTDEERKQVVKLKDLWIDIGAKDKEEAAKVVRIGDPVTMQLGLHPMRNDCAFATAMDDKSGLWTVVEAFRRATLRKLDIGLYCASTVQEEIGLRGAQTASFSIDPQIGIAVDVTHATDCPTVDKKQEGDVRLGGGPVIYRGPNMNPRVVDRLVQVAEKGAVPYQMAASGRATGTDANAMQVSRAGMATGLVSIPNRYMHSPVEMISLTDIDHTANLLAGFALSVKSTDDFTP